ACTGCGACAAACGAATAGCACCATACTTATGTGTTGATACATAAGGTATCCGGTGGTGTGCCAATCGTTTAATTACCTCCTGATGAGGATGCCCATATCGATTATTTTCACCAGCAGAAATCAATGCCAATTGTGGATGAAGTTGCTCCAACAACGCAGAAGAAGTACTCGATTTGCTGCCATGATGCCCAGTTTTTAATAGTGTCGCTTGTAATTGCGGTTCTTGGCGCAATAATTTTTGCTCTGCGTCAATGGAAATATCACCTACATTTAATAACTGGTGACTCCCTAGACGAATTGAACTCACAATAGAGGCATCATTCGTTTTATCTGTATTCGTATAGATTTCTGGTGCATTAATCGTACGATGAAATTGGTTTGCCGTTACAAACGGTTGTCCAGGTGATAAAACAATTACTTTGGTTCGCTTGGGTATGATATGCGCCATCTCCTGCCAAATTGGTTGTCCGCGTGTATGTTCAGAGATAATAATTTGTCGAATCGGAATTGCTTGGACTAACGCTAGTAAATTACCGATATGGTCGATGTCAGCATGCGTGATAACCACTCCTTCAAGATTGCGAATACCAAGCGCTTTTAATGCAGGTATAATCGTTTTATCTGCATAATTAGGGTCAATACCACTCATCCCCTCACGACGCCAATCAGCACGTCCACCTGTATCGATTAACCACGCTTTATGACTAGCCATTTGCGGCAATAACAATGCATCACCTTGTCCGACATCTAATATAATCGCTTGCGGCACCCAGGGAATATTTGCTAAACAACAACAGGCGACATAAGTAATAAATGTTACTAGATACCGCCTTGGGTGTTGCGTCACCCAGAAACTCGCACTACTCCATAAGATTACTTGCCACAAAACAGATAGCGTTCCTACCACAATCACTGGCTGCTTTAATAACACAAGACTGGTCAGTGGTTGTAATAATTGTTCTAACCATAACACCCCCGCTAAACCATTCGGAACAAATGTCAACAATGTCAGCCCGATCACGCAAGGTGTTAAAATAGCCATTAACCATTTTCCAATTAACCAACTCCATACAAATTGCAGCGGATACCATAGTGCTGATTGACCGATGGTTAAAGGCAATGAAAAGAGCAAACAAATCGTTGACGTTTCCCAATCCGGTAAATTTTTAGGCATCAATATCAACAAATAACTAATTAAAAAACTTAATTGAAAACTCATCGATAAGGCTAAATATGGTTTTACTAGCAGAAGTCCAATTGTTAATAAACTTAAGCGGTCCAGTCGCTGAATCGGTAATAATTTTGCTAAAAGTAACATCCCTACACTGCGAACCACTCCGATAGGAAACCCAGTAATATAGGCGTATACCAATAGTAGCACAATGACAAAACCATCCACATATTCTACCCAAATACCACAACGCCGCAATACATATTTTAGCTGTTTCCCCAGCCATGTAACATGTAATCCTGATAAAGCAAATAGGTGTATAACGCCTAATTCAATAAAATACTGTTTTGACTGTCGATAGTGAGGCGACTGTATATTCCAAAACAGTTTATTATAGAGACTGAACAAGTAACTCGTATTCAATCGCTTGAAATGGGCAATAATATTATAGCGCCAATGACTGAACTTAGAGCTTATCGATTGGACGGATTGTTTTGTAATAACTGCTTCGATTGTCAACTGATAATGTACTCCTTGACTCGCTAAATACTTTCGATAATCAAAAACACCAAAATTACGTGCTCTCGCCGGTTTTGTAATACTACCTTGCACTTGCCAGAGCATCACCTGATTATCAATTTGGTCTTCTAACCAGTCCCAACCAATCAAATCAATCGGTAGTTGATGCCCATCCACTAACAATGTACCACGACCACTGAACTGATTATTCTCGACTTGAATATTATTGGGGTCAACTACGACAGACCATATGGTACTTTCTTGAGGTAAATGCGGTATTTGTAAAGAATACCAAGCAAAGCCAGTACTTACAATACTTAGTAAGAGAATCATCCGTTTCACTGCTCGATTGAAATAATATATCCGTAACAGTAAATATCCTGCCGCCACAAGCCAAATCCAATGTCCTGTTAGAACAAGTCTACAACTAATATAGACAGCCATGGCACAAAAAATAATATGATGACGCAATTGTTTCATGGCTCCACCGTAATATATTCCAGCAATTGCTGCAGTGTTTTTTCTCCGATGCCACTAACATTCGTTAAATCCTGAACGGCGCGAAAAGAACCAAATTCCTGTCGGTACTGAATAATTGCCTCTGCTTTCTTTTGACCGATACCGGGTAATGTTTGTAATTGCGCACTGTCTGCTTGGTTAATATTAATTTTACCTCCAGATTCCTGATTGGGTACACTCGCAAATGCTTGTGGAACAGCAGACACTTCTGCCGTCGATTCTGCGATGCTAGGTACATAAATCATCATTTGATCGGTTAATAATTGTGCTTGATTAATTTGAGCGTCTGCAGCTTCTGGCAACAGCCCACCAGCTTGTTCAATAACGTCCATCACACGACTTCCTTGTGGCAAACGATAGACCCCTGGTTTTTTAACTGCACCTTTAATATCCACATAAATTTCACTAGCAGTTTCACTAACTTCCTGATTTTCCAACACCGTTTCAGAAGCGATTGATTGCGTCGTTTCACCTACTTGAGACTGCCAATCAATTGTTTGAGGCGACGAAGCAATATTTTGATACCCTATTAATAGTAATACTGCAGCGCCAACCGCTAATACTCCTTTATACTTACGTTCAATCATCTACACACCTACTTTCTTCTCTTACCGATAAATACACGATTGCTTATTAAATCATTTTTATAAATTGCAGGTTGCAAAATTTTATTTATTATTTTGTGAATCTTTTCTCAAAAATATCTTGATAATGCTTAACAAAATTAAATAAATATGCTATATTAAGCGTATACTATTTAGGAGGGATTTCACAATGAAATTATCAAAAGTATTAGTGTCAAGCTTACTCGTTTTATCAGCAGCCGCTGTGGCTGTACCTGTTGCACAACAAGCAACTGGTGATATCGCTATTGTTCAAGCGCAAGAAGATGCGTATACAATTTACAGATATTATACCGCTGCACATGGAGATAAGGCATTTACTGCTGTATCAGTATTAGCAAAAGGTGATACAATTGTAGATACAATTATTGACGAATTTCAATTCACAGCTGCAGATAATGGCTTCACTGGCGTACCAAATGCCGATGGCGACTTCGGTGCTGGATTTGCTGAAGGACAAGTATTATTCAGTAAGTTAGAAAATAACGAAGCGTACTCTAAATTAATGGCTGAAAAAGGTGGCTCTACTGTTGCTTATGCTGATAACTTTGCAGCCATCGTTGAACAAGTTAAAGGTAAAACCGTTGAAGAAGTTCGTGAATTAGCAACAAAAGTTGAAGACTTGGGTGAAGACGGTGATGTTTCTGAAGTTGTTTCCGGTGCAACATTGGCTGATACTGCTAACTACTTAAAAGCAATTGCTGATGCAACAGAAAAAGGGATTGCTTATACAGGTGTAGCTAGCGATAGCGAAGAAGTAATATTAAAACAAGCATTATCCGCACCACATGGTACAAAATCATTCGCATTGATTTCTACTGCAGTTAGTAGCGATAAAATTGTTGCAGCAGCTATTGATGAGTTCCAAATTAGCGATGCTGGTGGCTTTGAAGGTGTACCAAATTCTGACGGCGCATTTGCCGAAGGTTTGGCAGATGGTAAAGTATTATTCTCTAAAGTTGTTAACCAAGAAGCCTATTCTAAATTAATGGCTGAAAAAGGTGGTTCTACTGTTGATTACCTAACAAACTTAACTGCAATAGCAGAATACACTTATGATAAAACAATTGACGAAGTAAAAGCTGGTATTGAAGAATTAGATGGCTTAGGCGAAGACGGTAAAGTGGCAGATGTTGTCTCAGGTGCAACCTTAGCAGATGCTAGCGGCTACTTACAAGCAATCGTTGATTTAGCAACAAAATAATATAGTAGTGTCACGGAGTCCTGACGGCTCCGTTTTTTTGGTTGGAAAACGGAATTTGTCATCATTAGAAAAAAGTCTTTTCTACTTCAGAAAATGTGACACCTTAAATTATTTAACCAGCATTAGTCAAATTTTAATCACAACACAACAAAACGTCAGAAACCTCGATTCAATAAGATTTCTGGCGTTATAAAAGTAGATAATATTCTCTGGTGCATCCTAGTAGTAGCATCGCTAGCACTTTTTATCCATTCGGTTTTTTATTGTGTCCACCATTTTATTCCTCCTATCGCTGTTGTTAAGGTCTTATTCAACCTTATAAATTAAGTCTAACGCGTTAGACAAAAATATTGAAAAGAAATTTTTGGAGTGGTATTATATGTCTATTATGTTAGACGAAAAGAAGGATTTACAATGCACATTGGAGTATTAATAAAAAAATATCGTGAAGACCATAAATTAAGTATGGCCGATTTCGCTAAAAAAGCCACTATTAGTAAAGCTTATGTTTCTGTTTTAGAAAAAAATAAAGACCCTAGAAATGGTAAACCGATAGTCCCCTCATTAGTTACTATTCAAAACGTTGCAAATGGAATGGATATGACATTTGATGAACTCTTTAATTTGATAGCAGATAACGAATTAGTTTCCTCCTCTCCCGTTTCCACTCTAACCCGTATCAACAGCACTGCGAGCCAACTAAACGAAGAC
The genomic region above belongs to Aerococcaceae bacterium zg-1292 and contains:
- a CDS encoding peptidoglycan-binding protein, whose protein sequence is MKLSKVLVSSLLVLSAAAVAVPVAQQATGDIAIVQAQEDAYTIYRYYTAAHGDKAFTAVSVLAKGDTIVDTIIDEFQFTAADNGFTGVPNADGDFGAGFAEGQVLFSKLENNEAYSKLMAEKGGSTVAYADNFAAIVEQVKGKTVEEVRELATKVEDLGEDGDVSEVVSGATLADTANYLKAIADATEKGIAYTGVASDSEEVILKQALSAPHGTKSFALISTAVSSDKIVAAAIDEFQISDAGGFEGVPNSDGAFAEGLADGKVLFSKVVNQEAYSKLMAEKGGSTVDYLTNLTAIAEYTYDKTIDEVKAGIEELDGLGEDGKVADVVSGATLADASGYLQAIVDLATK
- a CDS encoding DNA internalization-related competence protein ComEC/Rec2 codes for the protein MKQLRHHIIFCAMAVYISCRLVLTGHWIWLVAAGYLLLRIYYFNRAVKRMILLLSIVSTGFAWYSLQIPHLPQESTIWSVVVDPNNIQVENNQFSGRGTLLVDGHQLPIDLIGWDWLEDQIDNQVMLWQVQGSITKPARARNFGVFDYRKYLASQGVHYQLTIEAVITKQSVQSISSKFSHWRYNIIAHFKRLNTSYLFSLYNKLFWNIQSPHYRQSKQYFIELGVIHLFALSGLHVTWLGKQLKYVLRRCGIWVEYVDGFVIVLLLVYAYITGFPIGVVRSVGMLLLAKLLPIQRLDRLSLLTIGLLLVKPYLALSMSFQLSFLISYLLILMPKNLPDWETSTICLLFSLPLTIGQSALWYPLQFVWSWLIGKWLMAILTPCVIGLTLLTFVPNGLAGVLWLEQLLQPLTSLVLLKQPVIVVGTLSVLWQVILWSSASFWVTQHPRRYLVTFITYVACCCLANIPWVPQAIILDVGQGDALLLPQMASHKAWLIDTGGRADWRREGMSGIDPNYADKTIIPALKALGIRNLEGVVITHADIDHIGNLLALVQAIPIRQIIISEHTRGQPIWQEMAHIIPKRTKVIVLSPGQPFVTANQFHRTINAPEIYTNTDKTNDASIVSSIRLGSHQLLNVGDISIDAEQKLLRQEPQLQATLLKTGHHGSKSSTSSALLEQLHPQLALISAGENNRYGHPHQEVIKRLAHHRIPYVSTHKYGAIRLSQWPFQQLKVEVALP
- a CDS encoding ComEA family DNA-binding protein, yielding MIERKYKGVLAVGAAVLLLIGYQNIASSPQTIDWQSQVGETTQSIASETVLENQEVSETASEIYVDIKGAVKKPGVYRLPQGSRVMDVIEQAGGLLPEAADAQINQAQLLTDQMMIYVPSIAESTAEVSAVPQAFASVPNQESGGKININQADSAQLQTLPGIGQKKAEAIIQYRQEFGSFRAVQDLTNVSGIGEKTLQQLLEYITVEP